A single genomic interval of Prunus dulcis chromosome 5, ALMONDv2, whole genome shotgun sequence harbors:
- the LOC117628215 gene encoding protein JINGUBANG, with protein sequence MECHQSYQYYSSSDLHDQKDLSYISSQPSLQSVPSLASQSHNQSNPCHHCLTTLQGQNSYTSSLTLAGNFIYTGSSDGEIRSWRCNSLREVDSENPTLDHNMVAAGKGAVKSLAISGDKLFSAHQDHKIRVWKINTHHEQDRQKCSRLATLPTLGDRAAKLLMPNNHVQIRRHKKCTWVHHVDTVSALALSSDEQLLYSVSWDRTLKVWSTTDFKCLESVRNAHDDAINAVTSSNDGDIYTGSADKRIKVWRKDLGEKKHSLVATLEKHNSGVNALALSRDGCVLFSGACDRSIVVWEKKEGEAHMEVVGALRGHTKSILCLAVVSDLVCSGSADKSIRIWRGVDRSYTCLAVLEGHNGPVKCLTATVDDDHCSSSNMSCIIYSGSLDCDIKIWQVFVPSI encoded by the coding sequence ATGGAATGCCACCAATCCTATCAGTATTATTCAAGCAGTGATCTTCATGACCAAAAAGATTTGTCATACATTTCTTCTCAGCCAAGCCTCCAGTCAGTTCCTTCCCTTGCCTCACAATCCcacaatcaatcaaacccCTGCCACCACTGCCTCACCACTTTGCAAGGCCAAAACTCCTACACATCCTCCCTCACCCTAGCTGGGAACTTCATCTACACGGGCTCTTCCGACGGAGAAATCAGGTCATGGAGGTGCAACTCTTTACGCGAAGTCGACAGCGAAAACCCAACTCTTGATCACAACATGGTGGCTGCTGGAAAGGGTGCCGTGAAGTCCTTAGCAATCTCAGGTGACAAGCTCTTCAGTGCTCATCAAGACCACAAAATCAGAGTGTGGAAAATCAACACCCACCACGAGCAAGATCGCCAAAAGTGCTCGCGGCTAGCCACGCTTCCAACGCTTGGCGACCGCGCTGCGAAGCTCCTGATGCCCAATAACCATGTCCAAATAAGAAGGCACAAGAAGTGCACATGGGTTCATCATGTGGACACTGTGTCTGCCCTGGCCTTGTCAAGTGATGAGCAGCTTCTGTACTCCGTTTCGTGGGATCGAACGCTCAAGGTGTGGAGCACAACAGACTTCAAATGCCTGGAGTCAGTAAGGAACGCGCACGATGATGCGATAAACGCAGTCACATCATCAAACGATGGAGATATCTACACTGGATCAGCGGACAAAAGAATCAAGGTGTGGAGAAAAGACTTGGGAGAAAAGAAACATTCTTTAGTTGCCACATTAGAGAAGCACAATTCTGGGGTGAATGCGCTTGCTCTGAGCAGAGATGGCTGTGTGTTGTTTTCGGGGGCATGCGACAGGTCCATTGTGGTGTGGGAGAAGAAGGAAGGTGAGGCTCACATGGAGGTTGTGGGTGCGCTTAGAGGGCACACAAAGTCAATTTTGTGCTTGGCTGTGGTTTCTGACTTAGTCTGCAGTGGCTCTGCAGACAAAAGCATAAGAATTTGGAGAGGGGTTGATAGAAGCTACACGTGCTTAGCAGTTTTGGAAGGGCATAATGGTCCTGTCAAGTGTTTAACTGCTACAGTTGATGATGACCATTGCAGCTCATCTAACATGTCTTGTATTATTTACAGTGGTAGTTTGGACTGTGACATCAAAATCTGGCAGGTCTTTGTTCCTAGtatttag